In one window of Eriocheir sinensis breed Jianghai 21 unplaced genomic scaffold, ASM2467909v1 Scaffold82, whole genome shotgun sequence DNA:
- the LOC126994560 gene encoding uncharacterized protein LOC126994560, whose translation MTQQKQVKKSWCCGCFGWLFARRKRRSPSEEPDDIVEETENAGAQADAGQQALVCLKKAAQPLAVVEEITSDTLLDADGVVGKGEKEATGRGRQTLIITIHLVKREKVQKPVDDTTVAQKDCTQLESHGKRVQTLVITLHMVKREKIKEVYDELPSGHQGTAGDAPSSRSKAVTSPPEKMPLISSFKRRNASQTPVKKMIRFNFQNLNTFVKIRELYCAYDYCKYGFPLSSIRPELKSLKERAVEPQEEPPKEAVNKLPEAQKTVTEEATDSANKINEPQHLTGILKKGKTASTAHKCVRFNFQNLNTFVKDRELYCGYDYFKYGFRLSTIRPELERRKERTVKPQKGSAKDAVKKHNTRHQQTVGAARCAQMNTTTEGKSPKGILKKEKMPRSTCPRHVPFNLGNLRAPVKEREVYRGHDTFRYAAPLQVTQPPNFTSRPHQQPVRSASNSLRGAPRHFERPAQRSNDSFQQNSGWYAAHNYTNSRHSQHRQHNASSHVPPRYETRHFYEGQTHRGTNSCSRGRAKRGAKPSGGKFL comes from the exons atgactcagcaaaaacaagtgaagaagtcttggtgctgcgggtgcttcggctggctcttcgccaggcggaagcgccgcagcccctccgaggaacctgacgacatcgtcgaggaaaccgaaaacgcgggtgcccaggccgatgcagggcaacaggccctggtctgcctgaagaaggctgctcagcctctcgcagtggtggaggagATAACCTCCGACACcttgctggatgctgatggggtggtggggaagggcgaaaaggaggccactggcagggggcgtcagactctcatcatcacaatccacttggtgaagagagagaaggtccagaagccagtggatgatacaacagtcgcacaaaaagactgcacgcaattggagagccatggcaagagggttcaaactctcgtaattactctgcacatggtcaagagagagaaaataaaggag gtatacgatgagctcccctccgggcaccaaggcacggctggggacgctccttccagcaggagcaaggccgttaccagcccaccggaaaagatgccccttatcagcagcttcaaacgGCGGAATGCATCTCAAACCCCGGTCAAGAAAatgatcaggttcaacttccaaaacctgaacactttcgtcaaaattcgtgagctgtactgtgcctacgactactgcaagtatggcttccctctctccagcattcgtcctgagctgaaaagcctaaaggagagagcagtggagccacaggaagagccaccaaaggaagcagtaaacaaacttccagaggctcagaaaacagtaacagaggaagcaacagattcagccaacaaaatcaatgagccacaacatctcacagggatcctcaagaaaggaaagacggccagcaccgctcataaatgtgtgcgctttaacttccagaacctgaacactttcgtcaaggatcgtgagctgtactgtggctacgactacttcaagtatggcttccGTCTCTCCaccattcgtcctgagctggaaaggcgaaaggaaagaacagtgaagccacagaaagggtcagcaaaggacgcggtaaagaaacacaacacacgacaccagcaaacagttggagcagctcgctgtgcacaaatgaataccactactgaagggaagtctcctaaaggtatcctgaagaaagaaaagatgccacggtccacctgtccaagacatgtgcccttcaaccttggtaacctccgcgcccccgttaaggaacgtgaggtgtaccgtggccacgacaccttcagatacgccgcgccgctccaagtcactcagcctcccaactttacctcgaggcctcaccagcagcccgttagatccgcctctaactcgctgcgtggcgcacctcggcacttcgagaggccggcacagcggagcaacgactccttccagcaaaacagtggctggtatgctgcacacaactacaccaacagccgccactcacagcaccgccagcacaacgccagcagccacgtccctcccagatacgaaacaaggcatttctacgagggacagacacatcggggcaccaactcctgcagcagaggtcgtgccaagagaggtgcaaagccgagtggtggcaagtttctgtga